The sequence below is a genomic window from Tenacibaculum tangerinum.
TGATAATCTGTCTGTTAAAAAAAGCAAAAACTGACCATCGCATTTATTTTTTATGCCACAACACGATATTTTAGAGCTGGTTAAGAAAAAGAAACGAATAAAATGCTATGATTGTATTGCTAAATTCATCTAAATTTTTATGGAATTTTAACTAGCAGCAAGGGATGCTCCTGCTGTTAGCATCTTGTTGTTTCTATCAATTACCTAAGGGTAGCGTGTTTACTCATCCCTAAAAATACACCTGTAACTTAAATTAAATATTAATATGGAAACCAAAAGAAAATTCAAAGGATTTGATGCTTTTTTAGTAGAAAGCACACGATTTTGAACTAGAAACATACAGATTACTTCGTTATCACTTGCAATGACAAATCTAAAAACATACCGTCATTACGAATCCCGATACTTTGGGGTGAAGTAATCTGTTTATTTTGAACTAGAGACATACAGATTACTTCGTTATCACTTGCAATGACAAATCTAAAAACATACCGTCATTCCGAATCCCGATACTTCGGGGTAAAGTAATCTGTTTATTTTGAACTAGAAACATACAGATTACTTCGTTATCACTTGCAATGACAAACCTAAAAACATACCGTCATTACGAATTCCGATACTTCGGGGTGAAGTAATCTGTTTATTTTGAACTAGAGACATACAGATTACTTCGTTATCACTCGTAATGACAAACCTAGAAACATACCGTTATTACAAATCCCGATACTTTGGGGTGAAGTAATCTGTTTATTTTTCATTGAAAAAATCAGCTTTTGATTTTTTTCGGGTTTTGTTTTACAAAGGCAGCCCAACCTGTGTAATTTTTACCGCCTACTTTAGTTCCTGAGTTGTAATAATGACATACAGCAGCAGCCAATCCGTCGGTGGCATCTAAATTTTTAGGCAACTCTTTTAGGTTTAATAGCGATTTTAGCATTAAGGCAACTTGTTCTTTACTAGACGTTCCTTTACCTGTAATTGCCATTTTTATTTTTTTGGGCGCATACTCGGTTACAGGAATTTGACGTGACAATCCTGCTGCCATGGCAACTCCTTGTGCGCGTCCTAATTTTAACATCGACTGTACATTCTTTCCGTAAAAAGGTGCTTCTAGGGCTATTTCATCGGGATTGTAGGTGTCAATCAGCTCAATAGTACGCTCAAAAATAATTTTGAGCTTTAAGTAAGGGTCTTCGTATTTTTTTAAGAGCAATTCGTTCATTTGAATAAATTCCATTTTTTTTCCAACCACTCTTATAATTCCAAACCCCATAATACTAGTTCCTGGGTCGATGCCTAATATGATTTTTTCTGTCTTCAAATTTTCGTACTTTGTACAAGCACAAAACTAATCAATTAAATTCTTTATGCGTGTATTTGCTTTACGAACCTCTAACCCTGCCTTTAACCGATACTTTTGGAAGCAACCAAAATCGTATACCAAGGCAAGAATGTCTGTGAGTGGAATTATTTTAAAAGCTATCTCCATGCTATGCTTGGTCACGGTCACTGCCGCCTATACCTGGCACTTGTATTTTAACGGAGTAGCTACGAAATGGCACACTGCCATCGGAATGTTTGTCGCTATTGTTTGTAGCCTATATATCTCTTTTAAACATAATGCTGCAAAATATTTGCTACCTATTTATGCCTTAGCTAAGGGCTTTTTTCTCGGAGGCATAAGTGCCATTGCTCATCAACGATTTCCTAATGTACCTTTTCAAGCCATTGGGGTTACCTTGATTACTTTTTTTGTGATGTTTTTGTTGTACCGATGGAAGCTTATTAGAGTAACAAGAAAATTTAGAGCTATGGTAATTAGCGCCACGGTAAGTATTTTTATGTTTTATTTTATCGGATGGGTTTTTTGGTTTTTAAAAATTGACATTCCTTACTTATGGGGAACGTCGTGGTTTGCCATCGGTTTTAATGTGGTAGCAGCGATGGTGGCTTCTTTTAGCTTGTTGCTTGATTTTTACTATATCGACCGACAAGTAGGGCGTTACCCTAAAGAACGTGAATGGCTGGCTACTTGGGGCTTGCTCATTACCTTAGTTTGGTTGTATGTAGAGGTATTGCGATTATTGAAAAAACTAGCTATTCGATTTTAGTTTGTGTTCTTATACGATTTATGGTTTATTATTTCGTATACTTTCTCTTCAAGACAACAGACAAAAAAAATGTCAAGCACATGTAATGATATCTATACAATTATTTTGAATGCAGTCTGGTTAAGACTAGATTTTTTGTCTTGTTTTATCCTGAGCGTAGCCGAAGGGTTTTTATCAATAGAAAAAGAAAACTAGCTTTTGAAGCGCTTATTCACACCATGTATATTTAATGAACCCATTACTTTATTTCCAAAGAAGTAAATTTAAAGGTATTTCCATCAAACAATCCTTTATCCGATAGTTTTAAAGACGGAATTACCAACAGTGCCATAAACGACAAGGTCATGTACGGAGCTCGCAATGTACTGCCTAGTTCTTTTGCCATGGTATCTAATTCAGCATAAGCCTTTCCTATTTCTTGGGCAGATTTGTCAGACATAATTCCTGCTACGGGAAGTGGAACTACTTTTTCTTCAGTAGGGGTTACTGCACACACTCCTCCTTTATTTTCAATGAGTACATTTACTGCCTTACAAATGAGTTCATCTGATACACCTACAGCGATGATATTATGAGAATCGTGCCCTACTGAACTTGCGATAGCACCCTCTTTTAATCCGAAATTTTTAATAAAAGCTATCGAAGGTTCGGCATTCTGATAACGGTTTACTACCGTCATTTTTAGTACGTCGTTCTTTACGTCTGAAACTAAATTTCCGTCTTTTAGTAACGAGTTTGCTTCAATTTCATTCGTTACTAATTCGCCATCTAACGCTTCAATAACTCGGATTTTTTCAGATGCTGAAGGAAACT
It includes:
- the ruvC gene encoding crossover junction endodeoxyribonuclease RuvC, coding for MKTEKIILGIDPGTSIMGFGIIRVVGKKMEFIQMNELLLKKYEDPYLKLKIIFERTIELIDTYNPDEIALEAPFYGKNVQSMLKLGRAQGVAMAAGLSRQIPVTEYAPKKIKMAITGKGTSSKEQVALMLKSLLNLKELPKNLDATDGLAAAVCHYYNSGTKVGGKNYTGWAAFVKQNPKKIKS
- a CDS encoding Bax inhibitor-1/YccA family protein, whose amino-acid sequence is MRVFALRTSNPAFNRYFWKQPKSYTKARMSVSGIILKAISMLCLVTVTAAYTWHLYFNGVATKWHTAIGMFVAIVCSLYISFKHNAAKYLLPIYALAKGFFLGGISAIAHQRFPNVPFQAIGVTLITFFVMFLLYRWKLIRVTRKFRAMVISATVSIFMFYFIGWVFWFLKIDIPYLWGTSWFAIGFNVVAAMVASFSLLLDFYYIDRQVGRYPKEREWLATWGLLITLVWLYVEVLRLLKKLAIRF